From Sandaracinaceae bacterium:
GGCGGCCTCGAGCTCCGTGGGCGTCTCCCCGGATCCTTGGGGAGAGGCGGCCGGGGCGGGCGCCTCGTTGCTCGACGAAGGCGTCGCGGTCGGTCCGGCCGGCTCGTGGTCTGGCAGGCGCACCGCGGGCGTCGCGTCGGCGGGGGATACGGCGAGGAGCGCGAGCGCGGCGCCGAGGCCTGCCATCGCCAGCATCGCGGCGACCCCGAGCGCGATCCACACGCCGCGCCGCGGGCCTCGCTTCGTCAGCTCCTCTTGCGAAGCGCCACGGCGGGCTCGGACCATGGAGGCCTCGGCGCCTGGGCTCGCGCTCTGCATCGCCTCGTCGGCCGACTGCAGCAGCCGATAGCTCGCCTCTCGCTGGCCCGGGAAGATCTGGTCCATCCAGTCCGCCACGTCGGCGGCCATCGGCGCGTGCCCGCTCTTCGCGATCGCCTTCGCGAGCGCGCGGCCCATCTCGCGCGCCGTCGCGAAGCGCTCCTCGGGATCCCGCGAGAGCGCCTTCATCGCGATGTCGGCCAGCTCCGGCGGCACGTCGCGCGCGTACGCGCCCGGGTGCTCCGGCGCGTCGCGCACGACCGCGAGCACGGTCTCGCCCGGGTTGTCCTTGCGATAGAGGCGCTGCAGCGTGAGCAGCTCCCACAACACGACACCGAGCGAGAAGAGGTCCGCGCGCCGGGAGACGTGCTTGCCCAGCGCCTGCTCGGGCGCCATGTACGCGAACTTCCCCTTGACGCGACCGGTCGTGCTCTCGCTCAGGCGATCCGCGGCCCGCGCCACGCCGAAGTCGAGCACGCGGAGCGAGCCGTCGAAGCCGACGAAGAGGTTGTGCGGCGAGACGTCGCGGTGGACCACGTTCAGGAGCGCGCCCTCGTCGTCCCGCAGCTCGTGCGCCGCGTGCAGGCCCTCGCAGGCCTGCACCAGCAGATGCGCGCCGAGCCAGAGCCGCTCGGGGCGGTCCTCCGGCGCCCGCGTCCCGAGCGCGCGCAGCACCTCCGACAGCGCGACGCCGCGGAGGTACTCCATCGCGATGTAGTACGCGCCGTCGACCCGCCCGAAGTCGAAGACCGCGCACACGTTGGGGTGCTGGATGCGCGAGGCGATGCGCGCCTCGTCGAGGAACATCGTGACGAACGCCCGCCGGTTCGACAGGTGATCGTGGATGCGCTTCAGCGCGACGTTCCGGCTGAAGCCGTCCGCGCCCGTCTCGCGCGCGAGGTACACGCGCCCCATTCCGCCCGACGCGATCTCGCGGAGGAGCGTGTAGGCGTCACCGAGCTGCCCGATCGGCGCGCCCGGCTCGACGGAGAGATCCGGCTCCGGCAGGGGGCCGGGCTCGGTCCCGTCGGGCGTGATGCTCAGCGTGGCCATGGAGCGCGCGTCGCCTGTGAGGCTAGCGGACAGCCCGTGACGCGAAAAGTCGCTCGCTCAGCGCTTCTTCGCGGTCTTCTTCTTCGCGGTCTTCTCGGGCGCGGCGCGGGGCGTCGTCGCGTCGAGCTGCTTCAGGAGCTTCTTCGGTGCCTGGCGGCGGTAGCTCTCGTCCAGCCACGCCTCGAGCATCTCGACCGGGATCGCCTCGTCCGGGGCGAAGCTGATCGTGACCCACCCCCACTTGCCCAGGCCGTAGCCGGTGGGCGACGTGCCGGGCAGCATCAGCGCCTCCTCGGACGAGTCGGGGAGCCGACACGACAGGCTGAGCGGCTCGCCCTCCTTGCTCATGTAGGCGAAGGTCTTGTCGTTGACGGCCAGGTCCCAGTGATCGGGCCACGGCGCCTTCTTGTGCGCGCCGGGGTAGGCGAGCCCGAAGGCGCGGAGGTGCAGCAGGGCTTCGTCGTGGGGGCTCTTCTTCTTGGCCATCGCATGGCGAAGATAGCGCTACCTTGCCCGTCGATGTTCTCCGAACGAAGCGACCCGGGCGGCGCTCCGAACCCGCTCACCCAGGCGCGCGCGGCGCGGGACGCGGCGGGCGAGCCCACCCTGGATCTCACGCCC
This genomic window contains:
- a CDS encoding serine/threonine-protein kinase; translation: MATLSITPDGTEPGPLPEPDLSVEPGAPIGQLGDAYTLLREIASGGMGRVYLARETGADGFSRNVALKRIHDHLSNRRAFVTMFLDEARIASRIQHPNVCAVFDFGRVDGAYYIAMEYLRGVALSEVLRALGTRAPEDRPERLWLGAHLLVQACEGLHAAHELRDDEGALLNVVHRDVSPHNLFVGFDGSLRVLDFGVARAADRLSESTTGRVKGKFAYMAPEQALGKHVSRRADLFSLGVVLWELLTLQRLYRKDNPGETVLAVVRDAPEHPGAYARDVPPELADIAMKALSRDPEERFATAREMGRALAKAIAKSGHAPMAADVADWMDQIFPGQREASYRLLQSADEAMQSASPGAEASMVRARRGASQEELTKRGPRRGVWIALGVAAMLAMAGLGAALALLAVSPADATPAVRLPDHEPAGPTATPSSSNEAPAPAASPQGSGETPTELEAAADDDVEPAPTQRARRRATPRRARRRAAPTRTGRVRFSGPSELWGARVMANGRAVGTVPGTVDLPVGRQVVVIVAPGRGRMRRVVQVSGSGETRVVLR
- a CDS encoding MmcQ/YjbR family DNA-binding protein, with the protein product MAKKKSPHDEALLHLRAFGLAYPGAHKKAPWPDHWDLAVNDKTFAYMSKEGEPLSLSCRLPDSSEEALMLPGTSPTGYGLGKWGWVTISFAPDEAIPVEMLEAWLDESYRRQAPKKLLKQLDATTPRAAPEKTAKKKTAKKR